One Capsicum annuum cultivar UCD-10X-F1 chromosome 2, UCD10Xv1.1, whole genome shotgun sequence genomic window carries:
- the LOC107861459 gene encoding galactose mutarotase — protein MSSKVISLLICFFILHLLAAGRVSGCDIGIYELKKGDFSVKITNYGARIISVFLPDKNGKINDVVLGYDTIKEYVNETRYFGALLGRVVNRIGGAQFTLNGTVYKLVPNEGNNTIHGGPKGFSFVVWKVSEYVKDGPCPHLTLTYHSADGEEGFPGDVLVSVTFALKDPYKLSVEFKAKALNKATPISLSHHPYWNLGGHNSGNVLSQVVQIYASHITPVDEQLIPTGEIAPVKNTPYDFLKPLKVGSRIDKIKIGYDRNYVLDSNKKMKPVAVVYDKKSGRVMDIHATAPCVHFYTANWIVNVKGKGGYVYQPRSALSLETQGYPDAVNHPNFPSTIVNPGKTYSHSVLYAFSIKK, from the exons ATGTCTTCAAAGGTTATTAGTCTGTTGATCTGTTTTTTCATTCTTCATCTGTTGGCTGCTGGTAGAGTTTCAGGCTGCGATATAGGGATATATGAGTTAAAGAAAGGAGATTTCTCTGTTAAGATTACCAATTATGGTGCCAGAATCATTTCTGTTTTTCTACCTGATAAGAATG GAAAAATAAATGATGTTGTTCTTGGATATGACACCATCAAGGAATACGTG AATGAAACACGTTATTTCGGAGCCCTACTTGGAAGGGTTGTTAACCGGATTGGTGGTGCTCAATTTACTTTGAATGGAACTGTTTATAAGCTTGTCCCGAATGAAGGCAATAACACAATTCATG GTGGTCCTAAAGGATTTAGCTTTGTTGTTTGGAAGGTGAGTGAGTATGTCAAAGATGGTCCTTGTCCTCACTTAACTCTAACCTACCACAGTGCTGATGGCGAAGAAG GCTTTCCTGGTGATGTTCTTGTCTCTGTTACCTTTGCATTGAAAGATCCTTACAAACTTAGTGTCGAATTTAAAGCAAAAGCATTGAACAAGGCCACTCCGATTAGCTTGTCTCACCACCCTTACTGGAACCTCGGTGGTCACAACAGTGGCAACGTGTTATCCCAGGTTGTTCAAATCTATGCATCACACATTACCCCAGTTGATGAACAGCTCATTCCCACAGGCGAAATCGCCCCTGTCAAGAACACGCCTTACGACTTCCTTAAACCTCTTAAGGTGGGGAGCAGGATCGATAAAATCAAAATTGGATATGACAGAAACTATGTGCTCGACAGCAATAAAAAAATGAAACCAGTGGCAGTAGTTTACGACAAGAAATCAGGAAGAGTGATGGATATACATGCAACTGCACCTTGTGTGCATTTCTACACTGCAAACTGGATCGTTAATGTAAAAGGGAAAGGTGGATATGTGTATCAGCCTCGTTCAGCATTGTCTTTGGAGACTCAAGGCTATCCTGACGCTGTGAATCACCCAAATTTCCCGTCCACAATTGTGAATCCAGGAAAGACTTACTCGCACTCGGTGTTGTATGCTTTCTCCATCAAGAAATAA
- the LOC107860544 gene encoding galactose mutarotase, whose protein sequence is MSSMINNLFICLLFIFPLLVAASVTGNKIGIYELKKGDFSIKITNYGATIISVLVPDKNGKVGDVVLGYDTIEEYMNGTSYFGASLGRVANRIGGAQFTLNGTHYKLVPNEGKNMLHGGLKGFSKVVWKVKKFVQDGPRPCITLTYFSADGEEGFPGAVLASVTFALKDPYKLSVVFKAKALNKATPINLSHHPYWNIGGHDSGDILSNVLQIFGSHITLVDKELIPTGKIAPVKNTPYDFLKPHKVGSRINKLQNGYDINYALDSTAKMKPVGIVYDKKSGRVMDVKASAPGVQFYTSNWDRSMKGKGGFMYQPHAALSLETLVFPDAVNHPNFPSSIVNPGERYVHSVLYTFSIKK, encoded by the exons ATGTCTTCAATGATTAATAATTTGTTCATCTGTTTGCTCTTCATTTTTCCTCTATTGGTTGCTGCTAGTGTTACAGGCAACAAGATAGGAATCTATGAGTTAAAGAAAGGAGATTTCTCTATTAAGATCACCAATTATGGTGCCACAATCATCTCCGTTCTTGTTCCTGATAAGAATG GTAAAGTAGGTGATGTCGTTTTGGGATATGACACCATCGAGGAATACATG AATGGTACAAGTTATTTTGGAGCCAGTCTTGGAAGGGTTGCTAACCGGATTGGTGGTGCGCAATTTACTCTTAATGGAACCCATTATAAGCTTGTTCCCAATGAAGGCAAAAACATGTTGCATG GTGGCCTTAAAGGATTTAGCAAAGTTGTCTGGAAGGTGAAAAAGTTCGTGCAAGATGGTCCCCGTCCTTGCATAACTCTAACCTACTTCAGTGCTGACGGTGAAGAAG GATTTCCTGGTGCTGTTCTTGCCTCTGTTACCTTTGCGTTGAAAGATCCTTACAAACTTAGTGTGGTATTTAAGGCAAAAGCTCTGAACAAGGCCACTCCAATTAACCTATCTCACCACCCTTACTGGAACATTGGTGGACATGACAGCGGCGATATCTTGTCCAACGTTCTTCAAATCTTTGGATCTCACATCACCCTAGTTGATAAAGAACTCATTCCCACAGGGAAAATTGCTCCCGTCAAGAACACACCCTATGATTTCCTGAAACCCCATAAAGTGGGGAGCAGGATCAACAAACTCCAAAATGGATATGACATCAACTATGCGCTTGACAGCACTGCAAAAATGAAACCTGTGGGGATAGTTTATGATAAGAAGTCTGGAAGAGTGATGGATGTAAAGGCATCTGCACCTGGTGTCCAATTCTACACTTCAAATTGGGATAGAAGTATGAAAGGGAAAGGTGGATTCATGTATCAGCCTCATGCGGCATTGTCTTTGGAAACTCTAGTGTTCCCTGACGCTGTGAATCACCCAAATTTCCCCTCGTCAATTGTGAATCCAGGAGAGAGATACGTGCACTCAGTGTTGTATACGTTCTCCATCAAAAAATAG
- the LOC107860543 gene encoding galactose mutarotase has translation MSSKFSLLICLFFILHLLAASSVTGRKIGIYEIKKGDFSVKVTNYGATIISVLLPDKNGKIGDVVLGYDTIKEYKNGTSYFGAALGRVANRIGGAQFTLNGTHYNLVANEGVNMLHGGLKGFSKVVWKVSKYVQDGPSPYITLTYHSADGEEGFPGDVLVSVTYALKDHYKLSVVFKAKALNKATPINLSHHPYWNIGGHNSGDVLSQVVQIFGSHITPLDKQHIPTGAISPVKHTPYDFLKPSKVGSRIGEIQNGYDINYALDSTEKMKPVAIVYDKKSGRVMDIKATAPGVQFYTANFVINTKGKGGYVYQPHSALCLETQGFPDAVNHPNFPSTIVTPGKSYVHSILYTFSIKKY, from the exons ATGTCTTCCAAGTTTAGTCTGTTGATTTGCTTGTTCTTCATCCTTCATTTGTTGGCTGCCAGTAGTGTAACAGGGCGCAAGATAGGAATTTATGAGATCAAGAAAGGAGATTTCTCCGTTAAGGTCACTAATTATGGTGCCACAATCATTTCTGTTCTTCTTCCTGATAAGAATG GAAAAATAGGTGATGTTGTTCTTGGATATGATACCATCAAAGAATACAAG AATGGTACAAGCTATTTCGGAGCCGCCCTTGGAAGGGTTGCTAACCGGATTGGTGGTGCTCAATTTACTTTGAATGGAACCCATTATAACCTTGTTGCGAATGAAGGAGTAAACATGCTACATG GTGGTCTTAAAGGATTCAGCAAAGTTGTTTGGAAGGTAAGCAAGTACGTGCAAGATGGTCCCAGTCCTTACATAACTCTAACCTACCACAGTGCTGATGGTGAAGAAG GTTTTCCGGGTGATGTTCTTGTTTCTGTTACCTATGCATTGAAAGATCATTACAAACTTAGCGTAGTATTTAAGGCAAAGGCTTTGAACAAGGCCACTCCAATTAACCTGTCTCACCACCCTTACTGGAATATTGGTGGTCACAACAGTGGCGATGTCTTGTCCCAGGTTGTTCAAATCTTTGGATCACACATCACGCCGTTAGATAAACAACATATTCCCACAGGTGCAATTTCACCTGTCAAGCACACGCCCTATGACTTCTTGAAACCCAGTAAGGTGGGGAGCAGGATCGGTGAAATCCAAAATGGATATGACATCAACTATGCACTCGACAGCACTGAAAAAATGAAGCCTGTGGCAATAGTTTATGATAAGAAGTCAGGAAGGGTGATGGACATAAAAGCGACTGCACCTGGTGTGCAATTCTACACTGCAAACTTCGTCATTAATACGAAGGGAAAAGGTGGATATGTGTATCAACCTCATTCAGCCTTGTGTTTAGAGACTCAAGGGTTCCCGGATGCTGTGAATCACCCAAATTTCCCATCGACAATTGTGACTCCTGGAAAGTCCTACGTCCACTCCATATTGTATACGTTTTCCATCAAGAAATACTAG